In the genome of Mixta calida, the window CATACACTTATACCGATGCGGAATACACCAAAGACACCACCATGAAGGGCAATACCCGGCGCAGGTGCCGAAGCATATGGCGTCGCTGTGGGGCGATTACACCTTTAACAGCGGACCGCTGAGCGGCCTGACCCTGGGCACCGGCGGACGTCTGATCGGCTCCAGCTACGGCGATCCGGCGAACTCCTTTAAGGTCGGCAGCGCTGCTGTAATGGATGCGGTAGTGAAATACGATCTTGGCCGTTTCGGCATGTACGGCTCCAGCATTGCGTTGAACGTCAATAACCTGCTGGACCGCGAATATGTTGCCAGCTGCTTCGAAACCTATGGTTGTTTCTGGGGCGCTGAGCGCCAGGTGGTGGCTACCGCCACATTCCGTTTCTAACTCACTCACCTGGGCGCGGCGCAAGCCGCGCCCGTCATCGTTGAAGATAACCATGTCATATCCGTCGCCACAGGAAACAACCTTTACGCTCGATCGCGTCAGTTTTGGCGTGCCGGGGCGTACGCTGCTGCATCCTCTCTCTTTGACATTCCCCGCAGGCAAAGTGACTGGCCTGATCGGCCATAACGGCTCAGGTAAATCCACGCTGCTGAAAATGCTCGGTCGCCATCATGCGGCCAGCGAAGGTCGCGTGCTGCTGAACGATAAACCGGTGGAAGCGTGGAACAGCAAAGCGTTTGCTCGCCAGGTCGCCTATCTGCCGCAGCAGCTGCCTGCGGCGGAGGGAATGACGGTACGCGAACTGGTGGCGGTAGGGCGTTATCCCTGGCACGGCGCGCTGGGTCGCTACGGCGAAGAGGATCGGGAGCGCGTTGAAGAAGCGATTGCGCTGGTGGGCCTGAAGCCGTTCGCGCAGCGGCTGGTGGATAGTCTTTCCGGCGGCGAGCGCCAGCGCGCCTGGCTGGCGATGCTGGTGGCGCAAAACAGCCGCTGCCTGCTATTGGATGAACCCACTTCGGCGCTGGATATCGCGCATCAGGTCGAGGTGCTGACATTGATTCAGCGCCTCAGCCAGCAGCGCGGGTTGACGGTGATTGCGGTGCTGCACGACATCAATATGGCGGCGCGTTACTGCGACCATCTGGTTGCGCTGCGCGCGGGCGAAGTGATTGCGCAGGGCACGCCCGCCGACATCATGCATGGCGACGTGCTTGAGCGCATTTATAACATTCCCATGGGCATTCTGCCGCACCCGCAGGGCGGCGCGCCGGTCAGCTTCGTTTACTGATACAAGGATGTGTTTATGCTGCCTGTAACTCGTCGCCGTCTGCTTGCCGCGATGGCGCTCTCTCCGCTGCTCTGGCAGCAAACGCTACGTGCCGAAACGGTCGATACGCATCGCATCGTCGCGCTGGAATGGCTGCCGCTTGAGCTGATGATGACGCTGGGCGTGGTGCCGATGGCGGCGGCGGAGCTCTTTAACTACCGTGACTGGGTGGGCGGCCTTGAGCTACCCGCCAGCGTGATCGACGTTGGCCTGCGCACCGAGCCGAATCTTGAACTGCTGACGCAGTTGAAGCCCTCTTTAATTCTCTATTCCAGCGGCTACGGCCCGTCGCCGGAAAGATTGTCGCGCATCGCCCCCAGTCAGGGCTTCGCGTTCAACAGCGGAGACGGCAAGCCGCTCAGCTCGGCGCGCCGCTCGATCATGCAGCTGGCGCAGCGTATCGATAAAGTGCCGCAGGCGCAGGCGCATCTGGCGATGTTCGATCGCTTTATGGCCGATATGCGCGTGCGACTGGCGCCGCGCGTGTCGAAACCACTGCTGCTGATGTCTCTAATCGATGCCCGCCACGCGATCGTCTTCGGCCAGGGCAGCCTGTTTCTTGAAGCGCTGCAACAGCTTGGTTTACAGAGCGCGTGGCAGGGCGAAACCAACTTCTGGGGCAGTGCGGTAATCGGCATTGAACGCCTGGCGGCGGTGCATGACGCCGAGGCGATCTGCTTCTCGCACGGCGATGACGCGCTGATGGCGCAAATCGGCGCGACCGAACTCTGGCAATCGTTGCCTTTTGTGCGTCAGCAGCGCTTCCGGCGCGTGCCGACCGTCTGGTTCTACGGCGCTACGCTTTCGGTAATGGAATTTTGTCGTACGCTCGATCGGGCGCTGGAGGCATGATGCGCAGAAGTTGGACATTTCCGGTGACGCTGATCGGCGCGCTGTTCCTGGTTTCGCTGGCGCTGACCGGGCTCAATCTTACCCACCATCTGCCGCAGCGGCAGTGGCTGACCGCGCTCTGGCAGCCGGATCGCAATGATATCGATCAGATGGTCTTTCACTTCAGCCTGCTGCCGCGGCTGGCGATCGCGCTGCTGGCCGGCGCGGGCCTGGGGCTGGTCGGCGTGCTGTTTCAGCAGATCCTGCGCAACCCGCTGGCGGAGCCTACGACGCTGGGCGTGGCGAGCGGCGCTCAGCTGGGTCTGACGGTCGTCACGCTGTGGGCGCTGCCGGGCGGAGAGATGACGCAGCAGATCGCGGCGATGGCGGGCGCGGTGCTGATCGGCCTGCTGGTGTTCGGCATCGCCTGGGGCAAGCGGCTGTCGCCGGTCACGCTGATCCTCGCCGGGCTGGTGATGAGCCTCTACTGCGGCGCGGTGAACCAGATCTTCGCCATTTTCAAACACGATCAGTTGCAAAACCTGTTTCTCTGGAGCACCGGCTCGCTAAGCCAGCAGGACTGGAGCAACGTCGCCTTTTTGCTGCCGCGCCTGTTGGTGGGCTTCGTGCTGGCGCTGCTGCTGCGCCGGCCGCTGACGCTGCTGGGGCTGGATGACGGCGTCGCCAGAAATCTTGGCGTGGCGCTGTCGCTGGTGCGACTGGCGGCGCTGGGACTGGCGATTATTCTCAGCGCGATGCTGGTCAACGCCGTCGGGATTATCGCCTTTATCGCGCTTTTTTCGCCGCTGATGGCGAAGCTGCTTGGCGCTCGGCGTCTGCTCAGCCGCATGCTGCTGGCGCCGCTGCTCGGCGCGCTGCTGCTCTGGTTGGCGGATCAGTGTGTGATCTGGCTGGCCGATAACTGGCGGGAAATCTCTACCGGCACCTTAACCGCGCTGACCGGCGCGCCGATTCTGCTCTGGCTGCTGCCGCGGCTGCGCACCGGCGCGGTGCCGCCGCAGCTCAATCAGGGCGATAACGTACCGGCAGAGCGCCAGCATGTGCTGTTCTGGGTGCTGGCGGGGCTGGGCGTACTGCTGCTGCTGGCGGCGACGGCACTTTCGTTAGGACGCGACGCACAGGGCTGGCAGTGGGCCAGCGGCGAATTGTGGCATCAGCTACAACCGTGGCGCGCGCCGCGCATGACGGCGGCGCTGGCGGCGGGCGTGATGCTTGGCGTGGCGGGCAGCGTGATCCAGCGGCTGACCGGCAACCCGATGGCCAGCCCGGAAGTGCTGGGCATCAGCTCCGGCGCGGCGTGC includes:
- the fhuB gene encoding Fe(3+)-hydroxamate ABC transporter permease FhuB; protein product: MRRSWTFPVTLIGALFLVSLALTGLNLTHHLPQRQWLTALWQPDRNDIDQMVFHFSLLPRLAIALLAGAGLGLVGVLFQQILRNPLAEPTTLGVASGAQLGLTVVTLWALPGGEMTQQIAAMAGAVLIGLLVFGIAWGKRLSPVTLILAGLVMSLYCGAVNQIFAIFKHDQLQNLFLWSTGSLSQQDWSNVAFLLPRLLVGFVLALLLRRPLTLLGLDDGVARNLGVALSLVRLAALGLAIILSAMLVNAVGIIAFIALFSPLMAKLLGARRLLSRMLLAPLLGALLLWLADQCVIWLADNWREISTGTLTALTGAPILLWLLPRLRTGAVPPQLNQGDNVPAERQHVLFWVLAGLGVLLLLAATALSLGRDAQGWQWASGELWHQLQPWRAPRMTAALAAGVMLGVAGSVIQRLTGNPMASPEVLGISSGAACGVVLMLFLVPGDAFGWLLPAGSLGAAVTLLLIMAVAGRGGFSPERMLLAGMAFSTALTTLLAMLLASGDPRMAQLLTWISGSTYGVDTPQALRTALVAVVLVGIAPFASRWLTILPLGGATARAIGMALTPVRLSLLLLAAALTAAATLTIGPLSFVGLMAPHMARMLGFRRALPQLAVAALLGGGLMLIADWCGRMAAFPNQIPAGLLATFIGAPYFVWLLRKAT
- the fhuD gene encoding Fe(3+)-hydroxamate ABC transporter substrate-binding protein FhuD, whose amino-acid sequence is MLPVTRRRLLAAMALSPLLWQQTLRAETVDTHRIVALEWLPLELMMTLGVVPMAAAELFNYRDWVGGLELPASVIDVGLRTEPNLELLTQLKPSLILYSSGYGPSPERLSRIAPSQGFAFNSGDGKPLSSARRSIMQLAQRIDKVPQAQAHLAMFDRFMADMRVRLAPRVSKPLLLMSLIDARHAIVFGQGSLFLEALQQLGLQSAWQGETNFWGSAVIGIERLAAVHDAEAICFSHGDDALMAQIGATELWQSLPFVRQQRFRRVPTVWFYGATLSVMEFCRTLDRALEA
- the fhuC gene encoding Fe3+-hydroxamate ABC transporter ATP-binding protein FhuC, giving the protein MSYPSPQETTFTLDRVSFGVPGRTLLHPLSLTFPAGKVTGLIGHNGSGKSTLLKMLGRHHAASEGRVLLNDKPVEAWNSKAFARQVAYLPQQLPAAEGMTVRELVAVGRYPWHGALGRYGEEDRERVEEAIALVGLKPFAQRLVDSLSGGERQRAWLAMLVAQNSRCLLLDEPTSALDIAHQVEVLTLIQRLSQQRGLTVIAVLHDINMAARYCDHLVALRAGEVIAQGTPADIMHGDVLERIYNIPMGILPHPQGGAPVSFVY